The sequence GAACGTAAACCAGCTATTATACTGCAGACAAGgaacataaaaataaagcGAACTATCAACACTTTACAACAAAGCTCTTGAAACACAATTCATTGAAAACAAGTAACGCAATACAATATCAAGTGATCATTCCCACCTGATCAATTGCAATAAGCACGGGGATATCTTTCACAAGAGATAACTCCTTCCTCAAACGAACTACCACTCCAACAGCTGCATGAGTGTGCTTGATTCCTGTATCAACCAGGTCATACAGAGTTGAACCGTCAGGCATTGCCATGGTATCAATTCCATCTTTCATCCATCCAACACCAGCACCCTCTCCCAGTGGAATAGGATCAAATATTTGGCAGAACAATTGTTTTAAACGGGATTCATTAAATTTCAGGAAGTCCTGGAATAAAATGACACAAAAGATGAATATAAGCCATGGAGATGATCAAGAGCATATAATCCAAAAACTCCATAATGGACAGAGGTTTATAGTTTAGATCACATTAATTCTAATACAACCCTGTAGAAAATCATCACTTTTAGGCATGATCACTGATTAGAAGAAGCCTTTGTTTTGGCCAAAATAGAAGAGGCTTATTGACTACTATTAATTAAAGCTACACAGATTACTGATCCCGTTTAAGTTAATAGCACATTGTATAAGTCTTGACATGAATTTTAgctaattgaaaaaaaaaaaaaaaaaaaaaaaagtggttCGCAATCTTACCTTCAGAATATTTTCAGCCTGAACAGGTGTGTCCCAAAGATCTGTTTGTGGGTTTTTATAGAAAAAGCCTCCATAAGTCCAGTCCCTGCCTCTTGGGACATATAACACCAACCAACCTTCCCCGCGAGCCCATTGAACTAACATTGAAAGAGCAATACTCTTTCCACAACTTACAGGACCGTCCAACACAATCTGCTTTCTAACTTTTGTACCTGAAAAAACAATACAGGTATAAGGGCATCTTACACGTGATCCATCATTCATATGTTTCTACAATTTTGTTCCTCCAAAGCATGATGCACAAGATGTACAAGTAACTAAGTATGCCTTACAACATTGATTATCTACAAAGGATAATCCAGAAAAAGCTCAATTGAAGTTATCTAAGAATGAGTAACCAAAGAAAttaatacaattttttatatatcaatCATAATAAGCTGAAACCAAAAATGATCATTTTCAAAAATGTGGCCAATGACAGAAATCTCAAACCTCACTAGCTCTGaccaaacaacaaacaaagcaTCAATTAATGTGAGAAACAATGGGACACAAAGCACACACCTTTGGTGGTAGAAGAGTGCAATGGAGGGTCCACAATCCATCGAAAATTATCTCGGAGATCAAGAAAACTCTGGCGAACTAGCACGGCGCTCTGCATTGCGTCCTCGAACTCCTTCACCATCCCCAACGGCAACCCCTCGGGCAACACATTGTTCAATTCCTCCATCCTGCAAATCAAAACAAGCACATCccaataaatacatatatacatcaATTTCGTCAGGgattagggtttagggttttactTGAGCTTGAAGTAGGAGCAGGCGTCCTTGCGCGTGAGCTGAGAGAGTGTCGGAATGGCAGTGAACAGAGACCGGCCATTGGGCCCCACATCGAGCGACGGATCATTTTCATCGGCTTGTAGCCGGCGAGCACGAGCCTTTTCGTCGAAGAGAGCCGCGTCGACGTCCGAAACGGCGTCGTCGGCTGCGGCCGCAGGGTCGTTTTTGTCCTTGCCCTTCTTCGCCTTCTTCACCGTCGATTTATTGTCCTTGGACGAGTAGCTCCTCGTCGCCATGAGCCTCCACGGGTCATGCCTTGGGCAACCCGACCCCGTTGCCCGTCGAAGAAGGGTCCGCAACATTTCTCGTTCAAGGTTTTGCAAGGTTTTtgggagaagaaaatgaagctGTGTGCTACCGGGAAATTAGCCGCACCAGGTGATGGGCAAATCtgtaatttcaaaacaaattgggCAATATATGTGTTTGGGCTCGAAGCGGGCCTGATAGTCAGATTGTGGGCCCAATTGAATTGGGCTGGGTTTGGGTGTTTGATCCCAATAACGGAGAAGGATCATGCGTTATGATGTACGACGGtgaaggtttttattttatttttggttatagtggttaacccaaaaaaagttttaattaattaggttACCGTAATTTCAAACACAACCCAGGTTATAGTTTGTGGTCGAATAGTTTAAGATAATGTAAGATATTGAATAATTATctcaaattaaaaagaatataataaaaaaaactgaccTAAAATTGTTAGTTTCTCTCAATGTCTCATGTCAATTTACATTATTCGTGGATATgaacataaaaaaaagatgaatgtGGGGTAGGGGGAGGGGTAGTTGAGGACTACGAGACTCCACTACCATACTCCCTAATTACACTCCCTTGCTATCCATCTTTGCACTTTCGTAAAATGATATAAATAAGAGTCTTATCATTGTTGTTAACTATCATGTTACAATAAGCATACAAATACACATATTGTGAGAAGTTTCACAAATATAGTATGATTAATGGTGAAAGTTTGTGGCATGGACAATAAGAAACCCTCATAAGGTCACAGATTTTTGTGATCCACCTCAGAAGTCAAGTGATACgtcttcaaatttttatatgttGCTTAATTATTAGCCGAATAATCGTCACACTGAAAAATTTCTCACTAAACATACTCAGTCTTATTCCGAGCAATCGTGAAACTTACAAGAATCCCACAAATTTGAACACCTGGATTTCCAATGGATAATGTTGGAtttaaataggaaaatagcTGTCTGAATGACATATGCGCATTGTCGaagtgcatatatatatatatatatatatatatatatatatacatatatagcaAATATTGCTACTGGTTTTTGGCGTTTTGGTGTGGCACCAATGGACGAAGATTAAGTTAGGTATTCGTTTGCATGcgaattattatttaaattgatCACGTAATTAAACACCCACTAGTGACTTTCAGGTAAATGCAGcaattattatcattttttattgCTAATGCAATTTTGGTGTTCAAAATGATTGCGAGTGTGTGGCCTAAACTTTAAgttacttttaaaaataaaataaatatttttaaaaaaaaatcccttcATATATATGTGGAAGACCATGAAAATTGACAGAAAACAAATGGTGGATTAGAACTTAGAGTAATATTTTGGTTGGTCCATATGTATTATGAGTCATCGATGGTTATTGGTTACCTCTGTTAGATCTTAATTAAACTACTCATGATATAAGAGCCATCGTTATCACGAATGAGTAAGTACATTTTATGACTTTCGGTCTCACATCACATCCATAACCGACTATTAATCATAAATGGCAAAAAGCTGATTAATCTAAAtccataaatttttgttatttgagTTTATATAAGCATAAATAATATCTTCATGCTCTTCAAGGAATGAATTGAGATATCAACTAGTCGTAATTtaatggtattttttttttttttgggtgttgtTATTTGGACAATATTTACTGATCACATTGTTGACTATCTCTCTAATACAGGTGGATCTCACATACATTGGTGATGCCGAtctctattagagaggtggtcAATAAATGTGGTACTACAAATAGGAttattgttctttttatttcttttcattttcatttaatcTAAACTACGGAGAAGGGAATTTGAACTTGGGTGCAAAGTTGTGAGCATATTCGCTCTAACTAACTTGACTAAGCTCATATCTGCCTAATGGTACTTCTTTACAATATAGGGAGAGGTCCAAATTCGAAAAACATGTTGCAGCAAACATTATCACTAATTTAACAAAAGagattgaaaattttgacacCAGAGAAACTGGCCTTTGGACCTAATGAAATTCTAATTAATGAGAGTTTAGTGGCTTGACCTTGCAGGCCCCAATTAATCCTACGTCGTTTTCCACAATTTTACTTCATGCAATGCAACCGTCCAACTCCCACTCACCAGCTTTTTTGCCCCTATATAATCACCAAATCCCATCGAACttattcaaaattcaaatccaacaTTCCCAGGTGAAACGCACAGCTTCCAGATCCAGTCTCTAGACCTGGCAAACTTTCAACCATGTCTGCAGGAGGGAGAAGATGCAGAAGAAGCACGAAACAAAACGACCGTGAAGGCTCTCTACGGAGCCTTGACCTCCAACGACGTTGATGTCGTCCACCTCCTCCTCGCACCCTATCTCGAGTGGTGGTTCCATGGCCCACCAACCCACCAGCATTTGAACAGCCTGCTCACCGGTGCGTCACCATACGACCCGTCATTCAAGTTCGTCCCGCTCTCCATCGTCGCGTTCGGGTCAATGGTGCTGGTTGAAGGATTCGACGATTGTCGTTCGGTGTCGTGGGTGCATGCATGGACCGTGACGGACGGGATAATTACCCAGGTCAGGGAATATTACAACACGTCCGTCACAGTCACCCGGTTATCGTCACCCGAAATTAGGTCACAGTCAAGCAATTGCCAGAGTGTGTGGCAAAGTAAGTTAGCGGATAATGGGTCTGTGCCTGGCCTCGTTTTGGCACTGTAACTAGCAAAATGCTATAATTATGATCTAATAAGCTCTTTAAAATTTGCTTAAGAAAGAGTTTAAAAAGCCCAAGAACAATAAGTAATTAGCATGCAACAACGTTGGCTTAATTATCTGATGAATTATATGTGTTTTGTGGGTCTTGTCTGTCTAGTTCTTGGAACGTTATTATATGTGCTTGGGAACATTTGGAAAACacacgtatatatatatatatatttattatcgTGCGGACGTCATGTATTTTTAATTATccttctatatttttttctctgtttatAATAGAATTCGCACGATAATAATGTTGACATCCAGATGAGagaataactatatatatatatatgcgcGTATGTGAGATATATGTGAAATGATATGACTTAATTTATGTTTGTAAAATAAGTGTTGTGGCCTTTCTTCACTTTATTATTTAGTTTTGGTCTTCTTGGATGTCTCAACTTTGTATTGAATTGATGCACTTGTCTATTTCAAACCCCGAAAAAAATGGATGCACTTATATTTTATACTTGGTATTGAATTGATGCACTTGTCTATTCCAGTATAAAATACAAGTGCATCACTCCTATTCCTTGAATCTAAATCTGATCAccgaaaatataaaatataaaaagaaaatatttagaaTATTGTAATTAAAGATGACTGGTCATCATCTCATTCAAAAATTGGTCTTTATAACAGTTTAAATGGACAACTTTGAACAACTTTTGGGCTTATCATatatcaataaaaaattacaaatgaaTAGTCATTTTAAAGCTTGAAGAATCAGCTTTACAAGCATGTAAAATTTGTTAAAAACCGAGTTCTGGAACGAAAGAAATCATGAATTAAAGTAACAGGTACGAGCAAGAAACTTTGCCCAAAATTTTACTCGAGTTTAACAATAGGCCATGTTCATATCTGACTTTAACCCCTCAAATCTCTCCAtgaaaattttcttataaatagtTGATTTAAAGCTTTTGAAAGCTTCTTCAATGTTGTggaattatttttctaaaagaagctttgtaatgaaataaaattgagtCGGAAGAGAGGttaaaaaatctgaaatctGCACTATAAACCTGCAACTGAAATTctgttgattttctttaaaaacagagaatcaaattgaaaacacaaaaatgatATGAGAAGGTTCTAATTTCAGATCAAAACATGATATAAACTATAAAGTATTGGAATTCAAGTTGAAAACTAAAGAATTTACTAAGGACACCCAAAACCATAAAAGCTCTTACTCTTAGGCCTTCCTTTTACAAAGCTCAAAAcgtctttctttcttccttttctctttcagaatcatcctctctccctctctttctttctactTGTAAATTGAGCTAAAACTCATGAAAAATCCTTCTCAAACTCCAACTATTATAGGTgaaaaaatcatgattaaAGCCTATTACTATGTCTTCCACCTCCTCCTTATGGCTGGGATTAGTCATCCGTATAGATTGCTAACAGAGCAATCTAAGTTCATCACCAACAACCATCTCCTTCTACAGACTCTCCACCTCTTGCCTAGCCTTTCCACCTCCTCCTTCAATCTTGCCGCCACCAACTTATATAGTCTTCACTAACAAGCACCGTAGAGTGCTTACAAAGTATGAAGATATATGtttaaaagaaacaagaaaagagagaaggaagaacgAAATAATTGGCTGCaggattttttaaaaaagagttGATGTACTTCAACTTACATATCTgaatttctaaaataaaaagaattctTTCTGAAAAACAGTTATTTACAGGCAAATAGGCAAGACATATATATCATTCCATTCCAACATATGTCAATGAACTTAACTTAATAATATCCCTTCATAAATAATACAAATCCTAAATTAACATCAAGTTTGATTAGGAAATTTACTTAGTTGGATTCTAGTCCTCGCGCTTTTAACTAAAAAAGTATCATAGCTAAAGGTAAGAGAAATTTGAGTTCAAAGAGAAAATCTCAAATTTCCTAAAACGATTATTATATATGATCATATCGCTAGTACAATATCTGGCAATGAGCGTTGAGACCGCTCCCTAGGATCACTCTGCCACAGCTTCATCATCTCATCCTCAACTTCTGAATTCCCAACAATCACCGTCACCCACGTGTTGAAATACTCACGCAACTGAGTGATCATCCCTTCCTTGACGCTCCACACATGCGCCCAGTACGCCTTCGATCCTTCCCATCCCTCCGCCACCACTCGGTCACCAACGGGCGTGATGCTCCGAGGCCTGAACTTGAACTCCACGTGTCTCGATTCTCCGGTCAGCATCCTCATCATGTGCTGGCAATGCCGCGGTCCATGGAACCACCACTCAAGATCCGGAGCCACGAGCTTTGAGGTGGTACTAGTGTCTTTCAGTGCCAAGGCCTTGTAGAGCGCCTTGACAACTTTTCTGTGTCGGGATCCGATGTTTTCCGCCACTAATAATTCCCCGAGAGTCGTGGTTTCCGTGGAGATTTCATCCTGATCAATCCCCATTTTCAGGAATTTCAGGACGAACTAGGGAAGGCTATAGCTAGCTAAAAGTTGAAGTTTAGtgtttgttatatattttggTTGGTGGTGTAACTTGAAGGAGTGCATGggacatatttatatataggaGCAGCTGGGGTGGGCACTTGGAGGGTTTTGGTACAACTTACACTATGGCCCAgcaattcaaataaaatttgaaatcaaaatgtttattttcatGACCTGGAGATCCAATAGTCTTGatgtttcaaatatatatatttatatatatatatatatattatataactAGCTCAATCAGTCAGATACGCGGATGAGTTTGAATCGTTAATTGGTATCGCCGGCTAATTATGATTCTTACACTCATCAACGATTATAGTTAATCAGCTAATTCGCTAACGTTAACATTTCTCTATAAACAAGATGTGCATGAGGTCCTTAAATTAGTAGTTTTATCTAATTATATTGCTAAAGAATATGCTAATCTGGGGAGGTATGTATCTGGTGCCAAATACAAACAAAGCTCAAAATTGAGTTGCAATAGATGaaaagtttaattaattaatttaataaacaacCCTTCGGGAAAGCCAAGAATGCTAGTATGAAAGCAGatataattaaaagaaataattcaCGTTAGAAATTAGGTGGAATCAAAGGGGGgaaattttctatatattatttgtaaaagcgattatgtttttttattatatattatatattttagctGGCCCTAAACGAATCACGTGTATTTAGAAGAAAACGAAAGGAAAGTAACAAACAATATGCAAATGCATCATCCATGTTAGGTCAAAACTGATGCAAAATTGATCACAGTTACTAGCTGTGCAGTTAACACCTTGAAGCAAAACTAGTGTTCACAAACGTAATCAATTATGTCCCTAAGCTCATTTCTCATGACTTTAAGTGAAAATATTAGAGAGACGTGTCTTGtcaatttatttacttttgcGATGTGTCTTGtcaatttatttacttttgcGATGTGTCTTGtcaatttatttactttcttcataaatacataaataaatttaacttTCGGTTTATTATAATAATGCTGTAGTGATCGgttacaataaataaaataatgcttggagaaattatagaatactacGGTAGTATGGTTACATGGtatattttgtacacgtgttataatatgagtgGAGAACAttgtttattttccttttttttttaaggaatagtatcaataaatatctacttatattataacacgtgtacCACGTCCGTTAAAGAAGAACGGCACCATGGCATGAGGCCATGAAGAGAAAGTAAAGAGACAACCAAGCGAACGTAGCATAACATAGACTATAAAGACATGAATCTATATAAAGGCAAGGACTCttaacaataaaaattcatGGCATGTAAAGGTTCAATTGTTGCtttcttgtaatatcatataAATTTCAAGCATTTACTTACAAATTTCAATCGAATATATCCAATTGATCGATCTTTACAAACCCACGCAATTCTTTGAGGTAGAATAACCACCATCTACAACAAGGTTATGACCACTCACATACTTTGATTCATCACTTGCAAGAAAAAGAGCAGCCTCGGCTATATCTTTAGCTTTTAGAGTAGCACCTTTTAGATTGGCCAGGCCTTTCACAAGCTCTTCTATCTTTTCCACATCTTCCTCACAAGGTGACGATCCAAAATCCATGCCTTCGCCATCTTCCTAGTGACCGCTCCGAGCATCGATTAGCATGGAAGTAGCTACCCCAAAAGGAGAAATACAACGAACTCGAATCCCATATTGACCAAGCTCAGAAGCCGTGTTCTTTGTTAGACCTACAATGGCATGCTTTGAGGCTGTATAAGCATGAGGTCCAAGGCCTCCCATGGCACCGGCTACACTAGCTGTGGATATGATGCACCCACTTCTTCTAGGCACCATGAATAGCTGCATGCTTCATCCCCAAGGCAGCTCCTCTAGTATTGACACGCATAATGTGATCAAATTCGCGGGCATCAAAGTTGGTGATGCTCTTGTTTTTCGATTGATTTCCAAGGACTCCGGCATTGTTGAAGAGAATGTCTAATCGGCCATAATGGGAGATGGTTTGTTGATCAAGTTTTTGATGTCGTCTTCTAAGCTTACATCGCAATGTACATATATCGCTGAAGTGTACAATTCGTTCGCTAAAATGGTACCACTTGTATCCTCAATATCTGCAATGGCTACCTTGGCTCCATTTTTTACGAAGAGCCTCACTGTTGCCTCTCCAATTCCTCTCGCACCGCCTGTTACAATTGCTACTTTTCCCTCCAACCTGTACAAGAATAAACCAATAAACATATAATCAAGATACAACACACTAAAGCAAGTTATCCGTGCACTTGAGGTATTGTGTTCGAATCTCCTATCTCTCATATCCCGgtgtcaaaaaaataaaaaaaaagataacgCACTAAAAGTCTTCATCATAATTAGACTTACAGTTTgacaaatttaaaacaaacatcGATTGCTATTGCCGTTCTGTTCCCCATTAACTAATAATAAATGTTCTATTACTCGGAAGAGCTAGCCAGCCTACATTAATATTTTAAGAGAATAAGAAAAGTTCAAAGACAAAAGGaatataagaaaagaaaatgcgAGAGAAAGATAACCTTCGGTATCGATACATTGCTATGAATATGCTAAACTAAAACACAATTCTAAACATATGTATGTATTATAATTTGAATGTATCTGTAACAATTCATGCATCGCTTGTACACGTGATTATTGGTAAAAGCAAGTTGCAAGTAGGAGGTCTATATGATCATCTAatacctttttttaaataaaataaataaattttataaccCATATGCATCTTGAAAATTTTACATTTGCATATGAGGTCATGTTTCGCCCTCCAATATTGCTTGTATCACAACAAGATAAAAGAGCTTAATTAAAGTGCATGATTAGATAAAAATAGACCAGAGGAAGTTTTAATGTTCGTACAAGGCCATCGGATACCTTACAAAACCTCTCTAGCTAGCAGtaacaaaataataagaacTTTTGACTGATCACGTGAAAAGATGTATGGTCAACTAAATTATTAACACACACATGTTTTTTTATCATGAAAAAACCAAATAGTCAACCTCAACCGACTCTTAGACAGTAACTGTATGCACCGTAACTAAAGTAAGTGGTTTAAAAAGTtaccaaaaaaccaaaggtTACTACTTGCCAGTCCTTTTAGTACTTACTAGTAGGGTTTCTATACAAGTCTCAGAAAAACTTGGGTGATCAGCTTTGTTCTCTAAACCACAGTCAGTCGACCGAGGGGTTCACCTTTGTGGTGAGTCCCTCCCCCTTCCCCCCTTTGGTCATCTGTTCGAATCCCAGGATGAATGCCCCCTCTCCAATGCAATGTATCTATCGCTAattctcaacaacaacaacaacaacaaaaaaagcagAGTCAGTCATGGTTGCCATTGCCTTATTTCCCTCGAAGCTATTCTGCCTCCCCTTCTTGCTTCTTCTCATTACAATCGCCTTCACATATTTGATCAGACAATCCAGGCGTTAAGAAGTTCAAGCAACAGAACCATGTTTTCAGAGAAGTGGCGGTCCGAATCTTATCTGAACTGCGATAATAACTGACTAAGCCGTGCCATAAGGGTCATTCTCCAAACGGGACGGGGCCAAGCCTTTGAGGTTGTTTAAGTAGGTTGGGTGACAGATCGGCTGTGCGTTCGTTCATTCCCAACAACAGCAAAGACAATGTTTACATTTGTCTGTCAAGGATTTAGGAGATCGAAACACAGCCCCTGGGCTATGGGGAAAGATGTAGATCGATCGCCCTAGATAGACCACTACATAGAGGGTCTCTACGAGTCTATATATTCTTTGATTTCGTTCCCCCCGTAAGATCAATATCACATGCTTCCGCCTCGGAAATGTTCATGTATTCCCTGTCACTTGTCCGAAACTCAGCCGCAAGTTCTTGGAGAAACAAGATGCAACTTATGCCGGCCTGTTAGCATTTCCACTCTGCTCAAATACATCTATTCATTGTGTGCATCAGATTACATGCCGAGAGGGCTTGACCTGGGTGGCCATTAGAAGATAAAAAAGGAGGCCATTGAGATTACAAGGAAATACCATGACCCTCTAATTGAAGAGAGGGTTCAACAAGAGAAAGCTGGTTACGGGAAAAAGGACCCAGAGGACTCGCTTGACATTCTAGTCTCATTGAAAGATGCCAGTTCTGGGGAGCCACTACTGTCActagaagaaagaagaaatcaaagcTCAAGTAACGGTgactccctctctctctctccctccctctagAAAACAGGGTCTTTTGCCTCAAAATTTGTCACATAAAGCGAGAATCTGTGATGAAGTTTTTCTAATGTCACATATGATGAATCTCATTTTCGTTTCTTTACGATTTCTTTTTTCACCCCTAAAGCCTTAGGCTCCATGTGGATGGAATGATTTCAAATCCATTGATTGAGATGACATTATAATGTATAAACTTGCTTGTTTAGACTAGTACAATTCATACATGCCAAGTTTTGGACAAAAAATGAAGGAATAagataaatgaatttcaaatgattCCTAGCATGTAGTCATTTCAAATCTATTTCAAATATACTACATCTAGTGATTCTAAATACCTTCAATCTAATATGGTTCTTGTTTCTGTAGCAAATTTAGCTTTATTCTCAAATCCGAATCCCTTCTTTGAAATCCCTCCATCCAAATGGAGCATTGTTTCTTGTAGAGTTTGATTTTCAATATAGGTCAAACCTAATTAGTACCGAATTCTCAGATATATATTTTGAGATATTAGTGTAACATTCATGTGCATATAATTTAATCTCCAATGCGGATGTCCCGTTATATCTTGCTAATTATTGCGTGTGCAtggatttcttttctttttttctttatcataTACGTAAATGAATTTAACAGAAATATTTTGCAACACAAGAATTGGATGGTGGTTGGCAGGGAAAGACTAGTCCAAGAGTCAGACTTGTCACAGCTCAACTATGTCAAGGCTTGTGCTAGAAAGGCCTTTCGCCTCCACCCCATTGCACCCTTTAATGTCCCCCACGTATCCATTCTCCAACACGACAGTTGCCAATTACTTCATCCCCAAGGGAAGCCATGTGCTGCTTAGCCACCCATGACTTGGCCGCAACACTAAAGCCTGGGATGAACCTCTCAAGTTTATGCCCGAACGCCATCACAAGGAAGATGATCGTCTGCGGTCTTGCTCACAGAGACAGAGCTCCGCTTCATATGATTCAGCACTGGAATGTGTGGCTGCGTAACGACTGCACTTGGCACTTCAAAGACTGTCATGTTATTTGCTAGGCTTCTTCATGGGTTTAGTTGGAATGTGCCACCCACTGAGTCCAGAATTGACCTCACCGAGTAAAAGAATGAGCTCAGCCTCGCTAAGCCTCTGCTTGCACTTGCAAAGCCTCATTTGCCTGCTCATGTGTACCCGGCAGACTGAAACAGTCTGCCATGTTATATCCAGTATCGATCTTCTCTTGTCTTGCATGCAAGATTggattaataaaataaaactaatggTGTCTTGTTGGCTCTAACATAAGACTAGATTAGCTAGATAATGTTCTATGTTTGATATGCAGCAGAACTGGAAAGAATAACAAATGCAAGATATAGTCAAGTTTAAGGCGGTCGGTTCATGCAG comes from Prunus dulcis chromosome 6, ALMONDv2, whole genome shotgun sequence and encodes:
- the LOC117632968 gene encoding 28S ribosomal protein S29, mitochondrial, coding for MLRTLLRRATGSGCPRHDPWRLMATRSYSSKDNKSTVKKAKKGKDKNDPAAAADDAVSDVDAALFDEKARARRLQADENDPSLDVGPNGRSLFTAIPTLSQLTRKDACSYFKLKMEELNNVLPEGLPLGMVKEFEDAMQSAVLVRQSFLDLRDNFRWIVDPPLHSSTTKGTKVRKQIVLDGPVSCGKSIALSMLVQWARGEGWLVLYVPRGRDWTYGGFFYKNPQTDLWDTPVQAENILKDFLKFNESRLKQLFCQIFDPIPLGEGAGVGWMKDGIDTMAMPDGSTLYDLVDTGIKHTHAAVGVVVRLRKELSLVKDIPVLIAIDQYNSWFTFSEYEEPVTVRSTRPIHAKELATVKAFRSMRHDDMMVGAFSHSTAVGKLRQDLPEVPTDARVNFPRYTLDEAAAVCHYYLRQRLIRREAFTEENWKKIYYLSNGNGAEIRWLVPLMRGDGMRADG
- the LOC117629725 gene encoding wound-induced protein 1-like, whose product is MGIDQDEISTETTTLGELLVAENIGSRHRKVVKALYKALALKDTSTTSKLVAPDLEWWFHGPRHCQHMMRMLTGESRHVEFKFRPRSITPVGDRVVAEGWEGSKAYWAHVWSVKEGMITQLREYFNTWVTVIVGNSEVEDEMMKLWQSDPRERSQRSLPDIVLAI